A single genomic interval of Capricornis sumatraensis isolate serow.1 chromosome 11, serow.2, whole genome shotgun sequence harbors:
- the FOXH1 gene encoding forkhead box protein H1, with protein sequence MGPCSNPGLGLPEGDSPSQPPKRRKKRYLRHDKPPYTYLAMIALVIQAAPSRRLKLAQIIRQVQAAFPFFRDDYEGWKDSIRHNLSSNRCFRKVPKDPAKPQAKGNFWAVDVSLIPAEALRLQNTALCRRWQSRGARGAFAKDLGPYVLHGRPYQPPSPQLPPCEGFSIKSLLGDSGKGTPRSSPRRSGSERSGEGEVPAALPPCEKPLWPVCPLPRPIRAEGKTSQGENRKPSVLSPEPRAWPLHLVQGTPDPGVLSGGGHRASLWGQLPTSYLPIYTPNVVMPLAPLPPTSCPRCPPSTSTGYWGVAPETHGPTRLLWDLDALFQGVPPNKSIYDVWVSHPRDLATPSPGWLLSWYGL encoded by the exons ATGGGGCCCTGCAGCAACCCCggcctggggctccctgaggggGATTCGCCCTCCCAGCCCcccaagaggaggaagaagagatacCTGCGGCATGACAAGCCCCCCTACACCTACTTGGCCATGATCGCCCTTGTGATCCAGGCTGCACCCTCCCGCAGGCTGAAGCTGGCCCAG ATCATCCGTCAGGTCCAGGCCGCGTTCCCCTTCTTCAGGGACGATTACGAAGGCTGGAAAGACTCCATCCGCCACAACCTCTCCTCCAACCGGTGCTTCCGCAAG gtgCCCAAGGATCCCGCGAAGCCTCAGGCCAAGGGCAACTTCTGGGCGGTCGACGTGAGCCTGATCCCGGCCGAGGCGCTGCGGTTGCAGAACACGGCCCTGTGCCGGCGCTGGCAGAGCAGGGGCGCGAGGGGAGCCTTCGCCAAGGACCTCGGCCCCTACGTGCTGCACGGCCGGCCCTACCAGCCGCCCAGTCCCCAGTTGCCGCCCTGCGAGGGCTTCAGCATCAAGTCTCTGCTAGGAGACTCCGGGAAGGGGACACCGCGGAGCAGCCCCAGACGGTCAGGCTCAGAGCGCTCAGGGGAGGGAGAGGTGCCTGCTGCACTCCCGCCCTGTGAGAAGCCTCTGTGGCCCGTCTGCCCCCTCCCAAGGCCCATCAGGGCAGAGGGGAAGACTTCCCAGGGGGAAAACAGAAAGCCCTCCGTCCTGTCCCCtgagcccagggcctggcctcTCCACTTAGTGCAGGGCACCCCAGACCCGGGGGTTCTCTCTGGTGGAGGTCACAGGGCCTCGCTGTGGGGACAGCTGCCCACCTCCTACTTGCCCATTTACACTCCCAACGTAGTGATGCCTTTGGCCCCACTGCCACCCACCTCCTGCCCCCGGTGCCCTCCCTCCACCAGCACAGGCTATTGGGGGGTAGCTCCGGAAACCCATGGCCCCACAAGGCTGCTCTGGGATTTagatgctctcttccagggggtGCCACCCAACAAAAGCATCTATGACGTGTGGGTTAGCCACCCCCGAGACCTGGCTACCCCCAGCCCAGGCTGGCTGCTCTCCTGGTACGGCCTGTGA